The proteins below are encoded in one region of candidate division KSB1 bacterium:
- a CDS encoding class I SAM-dependent methyltransferase, with product MGVKQGVYDGNATSYACPSCSVRERLLTGHDRHEGYEVPLKQILDRWVQPGHGVLGTRRWVFCPVREGATCFGVDFLAKATAEAYGQTSRTRAENFVLQRDAAQPPLFRGALDAIVSFGLLGHIRDHVPVLCGRYDLLKSGGVAILSVPNARRWAWFVSSALR from the coding sequence ATGGGGGTGAAGCAAGGTGTTTACGACGGGAACGCTACAAGCTATGCTTGCCCTTCTTGCTCTGTCCGCGAAAGGCTCCTCACAGGGCATGATCGGCACGAGGGCTACGAGGTTCCTCTCAAACAGATCCTGGACCGATGGGTTCAGCCGGGTCACGGGGTGTTGGGCACCCGCCGATGGGTATTTTGCCCTGTGAGGGAAGGCGCAACGTGCTTCGGCGTCGATTTCCTTGCAAAGGCAACGGCAGAAGCATACGGCCAGACTTCCCGAACGAGGGCGGAGAACTTCGTGCTCCAGCGGGACGCGGCGCAGCCGCCGCTTTTTCGCGGAGCCCTCGATGCCATCGTCTCCTTTGGGCTCCTCGGACACATTCGGGACCACGTACCGGTCCTCTGCGGCCGGTATGACCTCTTGAAGAGCGGCGGCGTCGCTATCCTCTCCGTCCCCAATGCCCGGCGATGGGCGTGGTTCGTTTCTAGTGCCCTGCGGTAA